The following proteins come from a genomic window of Trifolium pratense cultivar HEN17-A07 linkage group LG4, ARS_RC_1.1, whole genome shotgun sequence:
- the LOC123920901 gene encoding serine/threonine-protein phosphatase PP-X isozyme 2 yields the protein MSDLDRQIEQLKRCEPLKESEVKALCLKAMEILVEESNVQRVDAPVTICGDIHGQFYDMKELFKVGGDCPKTNYLFLGDFVDRGFYSVETFLLLLALKVRYPDRITLIRGNHESRQITQVYGFYDECLRKYGSVNVWRYCTDIFDYLSLSALIENKIFSVHGGLSPAISTLDQIRTIDRKQEVPHDGAMCDLLWSDPEDIVDGWGLSPRGAGFLFGGSVVSSFNHANNIDYICRAHQLVMEGYKWMFNNQIVTVWSAPNYCYRCGNVAAILELDGNLNKQFRVFDAAPQESRGAPAKKPAPDYFL from the exons ATGTCAGACCTAGATAGACAGATAGAGCAACTGAAGAGATGCGAACCATTGAAGGAATCTGAAGTGAAAGCTCTTTGCCTTAAAGCTATGGAAATTCTTGTTGAAGAAAGCAATGTTCAAAGAGTCGATGCACCTGTTACT ATATGTGGGGATATTCATGGGCAGTTTTATGATATGAAAGAGCTTTTTAAAGTAGGAGGTGATTGTCCTAAAACAAACTATCTCTTTCTTGGGGATTTTGTTGATAGAGGATTTTACTCCGTTGAGACGTTTCTGCTTTTGCTCGCTCTCAAG GTAAGGTATCCAGACCGGATAACACTCATTAGGGGAAACCATGAAAGTCGTCAGATTACACAG GTATACGGTTTCTATGACGAGTGCCTTCGGAAGTATGGTTCAGTAAATGTATGGAGATATTGTACTGACATATTCGATTACTTAAG CTTGTCTGCTCTAATTGAAAACAAGATTTTCAGTGTTCATGGTGGTCTTTCCCCTGCCATTTCCACATTGGACCAG ATACGAACTATTGATAGAAAGCAAGAGGTACCTCATGACGGTGCCATGTGTGACCTTCTATGGTCAGATCCTGAAGATATTGTGGATGGATGGGGTCTAAGTCCACGTGGTGCTGGTTTCTTGTTTGGTGGCAGTGTTGTGTCTTCTTTTAACCACGCCAATAACATTGACTATATATGCCGAGCTCATCAGTTGGTAATGGAAGGATATAAATGGATGTTCAACAATCAGATAGTTACTGTTTGGTCAGCTCCAAATTATTGCTACAG ATGTGGTAATGTAGCTGCAATTCTGGAGTTAGATGGTAATCTTAACAAGCAATTTCGTGTGTTTGATGCTGCCCCACAG
- the LOC123920902 gene encoding syntaxin-51-like isoform X1 codes for MVTVYLNMSMASNSDQWMKEYNEAMKLADDISSMISEWSSNPASGPETQRQSSAIRRKITILGTRLDSLQSLLSKLPAKPPLSEKEMNRRKDMLANLRSKVNEMASKLNMSNFANKDSLLGPEVKPDVMSRTVGLDNNGLVGFQRQIIKEQDESLESLEKTVISTKHIALAVNEELDLHTRLIDDLDQHVEVTDSRLRRVQKNLAVLNKRTKGSCSCFNMLLSVIGIVFLVVMIWLLVKYL; via the exons ATGGTAACGGTGTACTTGAACat GTCAATGGCTTCTAATTCAGACCAATGGATGAAGGAATATAATGAAGCAATGAAACTTGCTGATGATATCAGCAGCATGATTTCTGAGTGGAGTTCAAATCCTGCATCTGGACCGGAAACCCAGCGGCAATCATCTGCTATAAGAAGGAAGATTACAATATTAGGGACTAGGCTTGATAGCTTGCAATCCCTTTTATCAAAGCTTCCTGCAAAGCCGCCTCT ATCCGAGAAGGAGATGAATCGTCGCAAGGACATGCTTGCAAATTTGAGATCAAAAGTTAACGAAATGGCTTCTAAGCTGAACATGTCGAATTTTGCAAACAAGGATAGTTTGCTTGGTCCAGAAGTAAAACCAGATGTAATGAGTAGAACTGTTGGCCTAGACAACAATGGACTTGTTGGATTTCAACGACAAATTATTAAAG AACAAGATGAGAGCCTTGAGAGTTTGGAGAAGACTGTAATCAGCACGAAACACATTGCATTGGCAGTAAATGAAGAGTTGGATCTACACACAAGACTCATT GATGATTTAGACCAACATGTAGAAGTCACAGACTCTCGGCTTAGG CGGGTGCAAAAGAACTTGGCAGTATTAAATAAACGAACCAAAGGTAGTTGCTCTTGCTTCAACATGCTCTTATCAGTCATCGGTATTGTGTTTTTGGTTGTTATGATTTGGCTGTTGGTCAAATATTTGTAA
- the LOC123920902 gene encoding syntaxin-51-like isoform X2, whose product MASNSDQWMKEYNEAMKLADDISSMISEWSSNPASGPETQRQSSAIRRKITILGTRLDSLQSLLSKLPAKPPLSEKEMNRRKDMLANLRSKVNEMASKLNMSNFANKDSLLGPEVKPDVMSRTVGLDNNGLVGFQRQIIKEQDESLESLEKTVISTKHIALAVNEELDLHTRLIDDLDQHVEVTDSRLRRVQKNLAVLNKRTKGSCSCFNMLLSVIGIVFLVVMIWLLVKYL is encoded by the exons ATGGCTTCTAATTCAGACCAATGGATGAAGGAATATAATGAAGCAATGAAACTTGCTGATGATATCAGCAGCATGATTTCTGAGTGGAGTTCAAATCCTGCATCTGGACCGGAAACCCAGCGGCAATCATCTGCTATAAGAAGGAAGATTACAATATTAGGGACTAGGCTTGATAGCTTGCAATCCCTTTTATCAAAGCTTCCTGCAAAGCCGCCTCT ATCCGAGAAGGAGATGAATCGTCGCAAGGACATGCTTGCAAATTTGAGATCAAAAGTTAACGAAATGGCTTCTAAGCTGAACATGTCGAATTTTGCAAACAAGGATAGTTTGCTTGGTCCAGAAGTAAAACCAGATGTAATGAGTAGAACTGTTGGCCTAGACAACAATGGACTTGTTGGATTTCAACGACAAATTATTAAAG AACAAGATGAGAGCCTTGAGAGTTTGGAGAAGACTGTAATCAGCACGAAACACATTGCATTGGCAGTAAATGAAGAGTTGGATCTACACACAAGACTCATT GATGATTTAGACCAACATGTAGAAGTCACAGACTCTCGGCTTAGG CGGGTGCAAAAGAACTTGGCAGTATTAAATAAACGAACCAAAGGTAGTTGCTCTTGCTTCAACATGCTCTTATCAGTCATCGGTATTGTGTTTTTGGTTGTTATGATTTGGCTGTTGGTCAAATATTTGTAA